In one window of Tubulanus polymorphus chromosome 3, tnTubPoly1.2, whole genome shotgun sequence DNA:
- the LOC141902702 gene encoding BTB/POZ domain-containing protein 17-like — MVCTSSDCLLHQRRRVKLDPDCGKDGSCCRGPQTSICNGSAIIDKLTSLYAEREFCDIELTVTGVDQIFYAHKLILSLSSPVFKAMLTPRSHWSESSSDRITLEEDPICRDSFDSFLRYLYSGRVDLDCDSALPMLMLADKYQVSDLSTICIEYMIERVAPDRALLWYRYTAASVHAELHDICKKSVAWNFDTVLASSDFLALDADSLAEFLAHSNIVVRDEFTVFEGVQRWVRANRAKNTTTRRLTSLIRFPMIPARRLPRLLESENRVESYILEKMEESRRFHAVPPPVKWGRCAAKYMFVPRNYTDELWCATLMIHRFSELDSNVVRGFMFATPISASAADASRSWDWNVNVYPKGIRFAAGMMIGATRNYEIAETIYETVRISVVANGDEVRSVNLVMVIYGRGIETGSEFVRHVVQRRCTFDSSSSCCVIDDLIPYRELNCDRSRYLCGADSDTFKISIIVKPV, encoded by the coding sequence ATGGTTTGTACGAGTTCAGATTGTTTGTTGCATCAACGACGAAGAGTAAAACTGGACCCGGACTGCGGCAAGGACGGCAGCTGCTGCCGCGGTCCGCAGACATCGATATGTAATGGTTCAGCgataattgataaattaaCAAGTCTCTACGCGGAGCGTGAATTCTGCGATATTGAACTAACAGTCACCGGAGTAGACCAAATATTCTACGCTCATAAACTAATTCTCTCCCTGTCGAGTCCTGTGTTTAAAGCGATGTTAACGCCGCGTTCTCATTGGTCGGAATCATCGAGCGATCGAATCACGCTCGAGGAGGATCCGATCTGTCGTGATTCGTTCGATTCATTCCTGCGTTACCTATACAGCGGTCGGGTCGACCTGGACTGCGATTCGGCACTGCCGATGCTGATGTTAGCCGATAAATACCAAGTCTCCGATCTTTCTACGATCTGTATCGAATATATGATTGAACGGGTGGCTCCGGATCGGGCGTTGCTCTGGTACCGCTATACCGCCGCTAGCGTTCACGCCGAATTGCACGATATTTGTAAGAAATCGGTGGCGTGGAACTTTGATACGGTTTTGGCGTCGAGCGATTTCCTGGCGCTCGATGCTGATTCTCTCGCCGAGTTTTTGGCGCATTCGAATATCGTTGTTCGTGATGAGTTCACGGTGTTCGAAGGCGTTCAACGCTGGGTACGCGCCAACCGCGCCAAGAACACGACGACAAGGCGCTTGACGTCGTTGATTCGTTTTCCGATGATTCCCGCGAGGCGTCTTCCACGTCTCCTTGAATCGGAGAACCGCGTCGAATCGTACATCTTGGAGAAGATGGAAGAATCGCGTCGATTCCACGCGGTTCCGCCGCCGGTCAAGTGGGGGCGCTGCGCCGCGAAGTACATGTTTGTACCGCGCAACTACACGGACGAGTTGTGGTGCGCCACGCTGATGATTCATCGATTCTCGGAGCTCGATTCGAACGTGGTTCGTGGATTCATGTTTGCGACGCCGATCAGTGCGTCTGCCGCCGACGCGTCACGATCCTGGGACTGGAACGTAAACGTCTACCCGAAAGGAATCCGATTCGCGGCCGGTATGATGATCGGCGCCACCCGCAATTATGAGATCGCCGAAACAATCTACGAGACCGTACGGATATCAGTGGTCGCTAACGGCGATGAGGTTCGATCGGTGAATCTGGTGATGGTGATTTACGGACGCGGGATTGAGACTGGTTCGGAGTTTGTACGTCATGTTGTACAGCGTCGATGCACGTTCGATTCGAGCTCCTCGTGTTGCGTTATCGACGATCTGATTCCATATCGAGAATTAAACTGCGACCGATCGAGATATTTGTGCGGAGCTGATTCCGATACgtttaaaatatcaataatcgTTAAACCGGTATAA
- the LOC141902661 gene encoding nucleoredoxin-like protein 2 has translation MEDDSELNEWLTSLGNVVQDKTGNNNNDDISAADGLKHNVIALYFGADWSPPCSSYCKQLKESFDDLVERLAPLKIIYITCDKTEDEYNRSVENLHENWFRVPLHNPIVDELINKYEIMAIPKLVIIKDNGELITTRGRKELQEKGTSAFRNWAIAANLSDWERKAVKQKTNDAKLVLKSLHALKNIKSLGANLS, from the exons ATGGAAGACGATTCAGAATTGAACGAATGGCTCACGAGTTTAGGGAATGTCGTACAGGATAAAACTGGAAATAACAACAACGATGACATCAGTGCCGCTGATGGGCTGAAACATAACGTTATCGCTTTATATTTCGGAGCTGATTGGAGCCCACCTTGTTCTAGTTATTGCAAACAATTGAAAGAATCGTTTGATGATCTCGTTGAAAG gctaGCTCCATTGAAAATCATCTACATCACCTGTGATAAAACTGAAGATGAATACAATCGATCTGTGGAAAACCTTCACGAAAACTGGTTTAGAGTTCCTTTACATAATCCCATTGTTGA tgaattgatcaacaaatatgaaataatggcGATACCAAAACTAGTCATCATCAAGGACAACGGTGAATTGATAACGACGCGAGGTCGTAAAGAACTTCAAGAGAAAGGAACGTCGGCGTTCAGGAACTGGGCGATTGCTGCAAACCTCTCCGACTGGGAACGCAAGGCCGTTaaacagaaaacaaacgacGCAAAACTCGTTTTGAAATCTTTACACGCgcttaaaaatatcaaatctctCGGCGCAAATTTATCCTGA